The following coding sequences are from one Primulina eburnea isolate SZY01 chromosome 15, ASM2296580v1, whole genome shotgun sequence window:
- the LOC140814890 gene encoding zinc finger CCCH domain-containing protein 14-like isoform X1: MDSGRKRGRQDADFSGNGGFKRPKEEMDSFTGVGSKSKPCTKFFSTSGCAFGDSCHFMHYIPGYNAHTQLANMSGRNAVPARNVEFPDGPAPTMKTKMCNRINTPEGCRFGDKCHFAHSEMELGNSNTPGYEDPRSLGPMGSSRWRESLPHGISVGSFGASATAKISIDSSFAGPIIGKNGANSKQICRQTGVKLSIRDHETDPNQRNIELEGTFDQIKEASAMVQQLIRSLGASTSRPEKPASSFGRGVPQNHYKKKMCENFPKGLCTYGEKCHFAHSASELRLSD; the protein is encoded by the exons ATGGATTCTGGACGGAAAAGAGGAAGACAAGACGCTGATTTTTCCGGGAATGGTGGTTTCAAGCGGCCCAAGGAAG AAATGGACTCCTTTACTGGTGTAGGAAGCAAATCAAAGCCATGCACGAAGTTTTTCAG CACGTCAGGGTGTGCTTTTGGCGATTCTTGCCACTTCATGCATTATATTCCAGGTTATAATGCACATACCCAGCTAGCAAACATGAGTGGCCGTAATGCTGTTCCTGCTAGAAATGTAGAATTCCCTGATGGTCCTGCTCCAACCATGAAAACAAAGATGTGCAACAGGATTAACACTCCCGAAGGGTGCAGGTTTGGTGACAAATGCCACTTTGCGCACAGCGAGATGGAGCTCGGAAATTCTAATACTCCAGGTTATGAAGATCCACGCAGTTTGGGACCAATGGGTTCATCCCGATGGCGTGAATCGTTGCCACATGGAATATCCGTGGGAAGCTTTGGTGCATCAGCGACAGCAAAGATTAGCATAGACTCTTCTTTTGCTGGACCTATTATTGGTAAGAATGGTGCAAACTCAAAGCAGATTTGTCGACAAACTGGGGTTAAGCTTTCTATAAGGGACCACGAGACTGATCCAAATCAGAGAAACATCGAGCTTGAAGGTACATTTGATCAGATCAAAGAAGCTAGTGCTATGGTTCAACAGCTTATCAGGAGTCTTGGTGCTTCAACTAGCCGCCCAGAAAAGCCGGCGAGTTCATTTGGTCGAGGTGTCCCACAGAATCATTATAAGAAAAAAATGTGTGAAAATTTTCCTAAAGGATTGTGCACTTACGGAGAAAAGTGTCATTTCGCCCATTCTGCAAGTGAATTGCGGTTGTCTGATTGA
- the LOC140814890 gene encoding zinc finger CCCH domain-containing protein 14-like isoform X2, producing MHYIPGYNAHTQLANMSGRNAVPARNVEFPDGPAPTMKTKMCNRINTPEGCRFGDKCHFAHSEMELGNSNTPGYEDPRSLGPMGSSRWRESLPHGISVGSFGASATAKISIDSSFAGPIIGKNGANSKQICRQTGVKLSIRDHETDPNQRNIELEGTFDQIKEASAMVQQLIRSLGASTSRPEKPASSFGRGVPQNHYKKKMCENFPKGLCTYGEKCHFAHSASELRLSD from the coding sequence ATGCATTATATTCCAGGTTATAATGCACATACCCAGCTAGCAAACATGAGTGGCCGTAATGCTGTTCCTGCTAGAAATGTAGAATTCCCTGATGGTCCTGCTCCAACCATGAAAACAAAGATGTGCAACAGGATTAACACTCCCGAAGGGTGCAGGTTTGGTGACAAATGCCACTTTGCGCACAGCGAGATGGAGCTCGGAAATTCTAATACTCCAGGTTATGAAGATCCACGCAGTTTGGGACCAATGGGTTCATCCCGATGGCGTGAATCGTTGCCACATGGAATATCCGTGGGAAGCTTTGGTGCATCAGCGACAGCAAAGATTAGCATAGACTCTTCTTTTGCTGGACCTATTATTGGTAAGAATGGTGCAAACTCAAAGCAGATTTGTCGACAAACTGGGGTTAAGCTTTCTATAAGGGACCACGAGACTGATCCAAATCAGAGAAACATCGAGCTTGAAGGTACATTTGATCAGATCAAAGAAGCTAGTGCTATGGTTCAACAGCTTATCAGGAGTCTTGGTGCTTCAACTAGCCGCCCAGAAAAGCCGGCGAGTTCATTTGGTCGAGGTGTCCCACAGAATCATTATAAGAAAAAAATGTGTGAAAATTTTCCTAAAGGATTGTGCACTTACGGAGAAAAGTGTCATTTCGCCCATTCTGCAAGTGAATTGCGGTTGTCTGATTGA